The Salvia miltiorrhiza cultivar Shanhuang (shh) chromosome 1, IMPLAD_Smil_shh, whole genome shotgun sequence genome has a window encoding:
- the LOC131005431 gene encoding mediator of RNA polymerase II transcription subunit 32 isoform X1: MLTLLSSHSRLYYLSLALLSPPLSLSSPRRRHRIRPTSSVRSSGLRPTGNSRFRMDNIVDSLTSAHQEFISAAASTLEAKENSGGQKTPATDAALENFKQRWELFRVACDQAEEFVESVKQRIGSECLVDEATGSVAPKPGQPAPSGLPPISAVRLEQMSKAVRWLVIELQQGSGLGGGTSHPNSAAPFDARFTEDAAQ, translated from the exons atgctcaccctactctcttctcactctcgTCTCTACTATCTATCCCTCGCATTGCTctctccgcctctctctctttcgTCTCCGCGCCGCCGTCATCGTATTCGCCCCACCTCCTCCGTCCGCAGCAGTGGCCTCCGTCCAACAGGCAACAGCAG ATTTCGGATGGACAATATAGTGGATTCCTTGACTAGTGCCCATCAAGAGTTCATTTCTGCAGCAGCTAGTACATTGGAGGCAAAAGAGAACTCGGGTGGTCAAAAAACTCCTGCCACTGATGCTGCACTAGAGAATTTCAAGCAACGGTGGGAGCTGTTCCGAGTTGCTTGTGATCAAGCAGAAGAATTTGTAGAATCTGTAAAGCAAAGAATTGGGTCCGAGTGTCTTGTGGATGAGGCTACTGGCTCTGTCGCTCCTAAACCTGGACAGCCTGCTCCAAGTGGTCTTCCACCAATAAGTGCTGTTCGCTTGGAGCAAATGAGTAAAGCTGTTAGATGGCTGGTGATTGAACTGCAACAGGGGTCTGGGCTTGGAGGTGGTACATCACATCCTAACTCTGCTGCCCCTTTTGATGCTAGATTTACTGAAGATGCTGCTCAATAG
- the LOC131005431 gene encoding mediator of RNA polymerase II transcription subunit 32 isoform X2 gives MDNIVDSLTSAHQEFISAAASTLEAKENSGGQKTPATDAALENFKQRWELFRVACDQAEEFVESVKQRIGSECLVDEATGSVAPKPGQPAPSGLPPISAVRLEQMSKAVRWLVIELQQGSGLGGGTSHPNSAAPFDARFTEDAAQ, from the coding sequence ATGGACAATATAGTGGATTCCTTGACTAGTGCCCATCAAGAGTTCATTTCTGCAGCAGCTAGTACATTGGAGGCAAAAGAGAACTCGGGTGGTCAAAAAACTCCTGCCACTGATGCTGCACTAGAGAATTTCAAGCAACGGTGGGAGCTGTTCCGAGTTGCTTGTGATCAAGCAGAAGAATTTGTAGAATCTGTAAAGCAAAGAATTGGGTCCGAGTGTCTTGTGGATGAGGCTACTGGCTCTGTCGCTCCTAAACCTGGACAGCCTGCTCCAAGTGGTCTTCCACCAATAAGTGCTGTTCGCTTGGAGCAAATGAGTAAAGCTGTTAGATGGCTGGTGATTGAACTGCAACAGGGGTCTGGGCTTGGAGGTGGTACATCACATCCTAACTCTGCTGCCCCTTTTGATGCTAGATTTACTGAAGATGCTGCTCAATAG